One stretch of Harmonia axyridis chromosome 1, icHarAxyr1.1, whole genome shotgun sequence DNA includes these proteins:
- the LOC123671652 gene encoding protein NEDD1-like isoform X2, producing MLNRRRLRAASSMISHIEFTARDTHVVAGCVSGEVLLYSNLTNALSTTLKIPRSDSVSALRTNPMKRNIIMGGSNEGMVVVWDSNINKHKFFVEAHKAPITGVAFCPNNSDLIITTGADRQFSCYDIISNKCIASVPVSNNMTAVDFSHDGTHFVLASQEGNISLYDSRRILEPVLVFEAHNSTVKNIAFQKQEMVNSNSSLLEDFGDSEQHVKNNEEDVALNVSFGNLLSNSLEYGDVPEKVSESPNTVDSFMANLGLGDGLASRYDQSITEEGDNLVENNSYNKEQTEDSIAEPERLSLYRRRSLSTKQVSTSTPTCPQIVVSKLEAVVSPIANNLTDNKNNNEELAPVPLDHMKKMVEETVRKELSDKFESFAKDMKYQFSNANAQMRRMNLNLMMAMMKDFIKMENRMDALREDVAMNSPLSDNYLLEENLRLKKQIALLQEQICKTDQDN from the exons ATGTTAAACAGAAGAAGATTAAGAGCAG CTTCGTCCATGATTTCTCACATTGAATTTACCGCAAGAGACACCCACGTAGTGGCTGGTTGCGTCAGTGGGGAAGTCCTATTGTACAGTAACCTCACCAATGCATTGTCCACCACCCTTAAGATTCCTAGATCTGACAGTGTCAGCGCTTTGAGAACTAATCCTATGAAGAGAAATATCATTATGGGTGGTAGCAACGAGGGTATGGTTGTGGTTTGGGACAGCAACATCAATAAGCATAAATTCTTCGTTGAGGCTCATAAAGCACCTATCACTGGAGTTGCATTCTGTCCGAACAATTCAGATTTGATAATAACTACAG GCGCAGACAGACAGTTCTCCTGCTACGACATCATCTCCAACAAGTGCATCGCCAGCGTACCAGTGAGTAACAACATGACAGCCGTAGACTTCTCTCACGATGGCACACACTTCGTACTGGCCTCTCAGGAGGGCAACATTAGCCTGTACGATTCCAGGCGGATCTTAGAGCCAGTTCTTGTCTTCGAGGCTCACAACAGTACAGTTAAGAATATCGCCTTTCAAAAACAAGAGATGGTCAATTCTAACAGCAGCCTCTTGGAGGATTTCGGCGATTCCGAACAGCATGTCAAGAACAACGAGGAGGATGTCGCCCTGAACGTATCCTTCGGGAATCTCCTGTCTAACAGTCTGGAGTATGGAGATGTGCCGGAGAAAGTGTCCGAATCGCCTAACACTGTGGATTCTTTCATGGCCAACTTAGGGCTGGGTGATGGGCTGGCAAGCAGATATGACCAATCGATAACTGAAGAGG GCGACAACTTGGTCGAAAACAATTCGTATAACAAAGAGCAAACTGAGGATAGCATTGCAGAACCGGAACGATTGAGTTTATACAGAAGGAGGTCCCTTAGCACTAAACAAGTGTCAACATCTACACCGACCTGCCCTCAAATTGTGGTATCTAAACTTGAAGCAGTTGTATCCCCCATAGCGAATAACCTAACGGACAACAAGAATAATAACGAAGAACTAGCTCCTGTCCCTCTGGATCACATGAAAAAGATGGTGGAAGAAACTGTGAGAAAAGAGTTGTCGGATAAATTCGAGTCGTTCGCAAAAGACATGAAGTATCAGTTTTCCAACGCAAACGCGCAGATGAGAAGGATGAATCTGAATTTGATGATGGCGATGATGAAGGATTTCATCAAGATGGAGAACAGGATGGATGCTTTGAGGGAGGATGTCGCTATGAATTCACCGTTATCTGATAACTATTTGTTGGAGGAGAATTTGAGGTTGAAGAAGCAGATTGCGTTACTTCAGGAACAGATATGCAAAACTGATCAGGATAATTAG
- the LOC123671653 gene encoding dolichol-phosphate mannosyltransferase subunit 1 — protein MRQILLNISASLTCSLSIILLAYCVLTYRENKSSLIEFEMGKDTESEDKYTILLPTYNEIDNLPIVIWMINKYMEESGYQFEVIVIDDGSPDGTLEAAKQLQKIYGEEKIVLRPREKKLGLGTAYIHGLKHATGNFIIIMDADLSHHPKFIPEFIQKQKEKNFDLVSGSRYVGTGGVYGWDFKRKLISRGANFLTQLLLRPRASDLTGSFRLYKKHVLEKLVSSCVSKGYVFQMEMIIRARQFGYTIGEVPITFVDRVYGESKLGGSEIFQFASALLYLFATT, from the exons ATGAGGCAAATTCTCCTTAATATTTCAGCTTCCTTAACTTGTAGCCTAAGTATCATTTTGTTGGCCTACTGCGTTTTAACGTATCGAGAAAATAAATCATCactgattgaatttgaaatggGAAAAGACACGGAATCTGAGGATAAATATACAATCCTTTTGCCAACTTACAACGAAATCGATAATCTTCCCATTGTTATATGGATGATAAACAAATACATGGAAGAAAG TGGTTATCAATTTGAAGTGATAGTAATTGATGATGGAAGTCCTGACGGTACCTTAGAAGCTGCTAAACAGCTACAGAAAATTTACGGTGAAGAGAAGATAGTCTTACGTCCCCGAGAGAAAAAGCTTGGTCTTGGTACAGCATATATTCATGGCTTGAAACATGCAACAGGAAACTTCATTATTATCATGGACGCTGATTTAAGTCATCAT CCCAAATTCATTCcagaatttattcaaaaacagAAGGAAAAAAACTTCGATTTGGTATCTGGAAGTCGCTATGTAGGGACTGGGGGTGTTTATGGTTGGGATTTCAAAAGGAAGTTGATCTCTAGAGGTGCAAATTTTCTAACACAACTCTTGTTGAGACCCAGAGCCTCTGATCTAACTGGATCCTTCAGATTGTACAAGAAACATGTATTGGAAAAACTAGTAAGCAGTTGTGTATCGAAAGGCTATGTTTTTCAGATGGAGATGATCATAAGGGCTAGACAGTTTGGATACACAATTGGAGAGGTGCCAATTACTTTTGTCGATAGAGTTTATGGAGAATCAAAATTGGGAGGATCAGAGATTTTCCAGTTTGCCAGTGctcttctctatctttttgcAACGACGTAA
- the LOC123671654 gene encoding V-type proton ATPase subunit G produces MASQTQGIQQLLAAEKRAAEKVSEARKRKARRLKQAKEEAQDEIEKYRKERERQFKEFEAKHMGSREDVASKIDQDTKIRVDDMNKAVSSKKDPVIQGVLELVYAIKPELHKNYRA; encoded by the exons atgGCTAGCCAAACTCAAGGAATTCAACAACTTTTAGCCGCAGAGAAACGGGCTGCTGAAAAGGTTTCCGAAGCAAGAAAAC GTAAAGCCAGAAGATTGAAGCAGGCAAAAGAGGAAGCAcaagatgaaattgagaaatatcGCAAAGAACGAGAACGTCAATTCAAGGAATTTGAAGCTAAACATATGGGCTCCAGAGAAGATGTTGCCTCAAAAATTGATCAAGACACAAAGATTCGCGTAGATGACATGAATAAGGCTGTTTCATCTAAAAAAGATCCT GTGATCCAAGGAGTTTTGGAGCTTGTGTATGCAATAAAGCCAGAGTTACACAAGAACTATCGTGCTTAA
- the LOC123671652 gene encoding protein NEDD1-like isoform X1 produces the protein MYIASSSTSVKFHSFPEGYLVYNYQPGSKVEGPVRSISWSKDGSWVSVVPQSGLPEIISVRNQLKFLHTITDIEDPSCTAFQNTTKKFIAFGSKNGQVQIYDVKQKKIKSRFPPASSMISHIEFTARDTHVVAGCVSGEVLLYSNLTNALSTTLKIPRSDSVSALRTNPMKRNIIMGGSNEGMVVVWDSNINKHKFFVEAHKAPITGVAFCPNNSDLIITTGADRQFSCYDIISNKCIASVPVSNNMTAVDFSHDGTHFVLASQEGNISLYDSRRILEPVLVFEAHNSTVKNIAFQKQEMVNSNSSLLEDFGDSEQHVKNNEEDVALNVSFGNLLSNSLEYGDVPEKVSESPNTVDSFMANLGLGDGLASRYDQSITEEGDNLVENNSYNKEQTEDSIAEPERLSLYRRRSLSTKQVSTSTPTCPQIVVSKLEAVVSPIANNLTDNKNNNEELAPVPLDHMKKMVEETVRKELSDKFESFAKDMKYQFSNANAQMRRMNLNLMMAMMKDFIKMENRMDALREDVAMNSPLSDNYLLEENLRLKKQIALLQEQICKTDQDN, from the exons ATGTATATAGCATCTTCCTCCACATCAGTGAAATTCCATTCCTTCCCCGAAGGTTACTTGGTATACAACTATCAACCTGGCTCCAAAGTCGAAGGACCAGTAAGAAGCATTTCATGGAGTAAAGATGGGAGTTGGGTTTCAGTTGTCCCCCAATCAGGCCTACCAGAAATTATCAGTGTCAGGAACCAGCTTAAATTTTTACACACAATTACAGACATAGAAGATCCTTCTTGTACGGCATTCCAAAACACAACTAAGAAATTCATTGCTTTTGGCTCAAAAAACGGACAGGTCCAAATCTACGATGTTAAACAGAAGAAGATTAAGAGCAG ATTTCCTCCAGCTTCGTCCATGATTTCTCACATTGAATTTACCGCAAGAGACACCCACGTAGTGGCTGGTTGCGTCAGTGGGGAAGTCCTATTGTACAGTAACCTCACCAATGCATTGTCCACCACCCTTAAGATTCCTAGATCTGACAGTGTCAGCGCTTTGAGAACTAATCCTATGAAGAGAAATATCATTATGGGTGGTAGCAACGAGGGTATGGTTGTGGTTTGGGACAGCAACATCAATAAGCATAAATTCTTCGTTGAGGCTCATAAAGCACCTATCACTGGAGTTGCATTCTGTCCGAACAATTCAGATTTGATAATAACTACAG GCGCAGACAGACAGTTCTCCTGCTACGACATCATCTCCAACAAGTGCATCGCCAGCGTACCAGTGAGTAACAACATGACAGCCGTAGACTTCTCTCACGATGGCACACACTTCGTACTGGCCTCTCAGGAGGGCAACATTAGCCTGTACGATTCCAGGCGGATCTTAGAGCCAGTTCTTGTCTTCGAGGCTCACAACAGTACAGTTAAGAATATCGCCTTTCAAAAACAAGAGATGGTCAATTCTAACAGCAGCCTCTTGGAGGATTTCGGCGATTCCGAACAGCATGTCAAGAACAACGAGGAGGATGTCGCCCTGAACGTATCCTTCGGGAATCTCCTGTCTAACAGTCTGGAGTATGGAGATGTGCCGGAGAAAGTGTCCGAATCGCCTAACACTGTGGATTCTTTCATGGCCAACTTAGGGCTGGGTGATGGGCTGGCAAGCAGATATGACCAATCGATAACTGAAGAGG GCGACAACTTGGTCGAAAACAATTCGTATAACAAAGAGCAAACTGAGGATAGCATTGCAGAACCGGAACGATTGAGTTTATACAGAAGGAGGTCCCTTAGCACTAAACAAGTGTCAACATCTACACCGACCTGCCCTCAAATTGTGGTATCTAAACTTGAAGCAGTTGTATCCCCCATAGCGAATAACCTAACGGACAACAAGAATAATAACGAAGAACTAGCTCCTGTCCCTCTGGATCACATGAAAAAGATGGTGGAAGAAACTGTGAGAAAAGAGTTGTCGGATAAATTCGAGTCGTTCGCAAAAGACATGAAGTATCAGTTTTCCAACGCAAACGCGCAGATGAGAAGGATGAATCTGAATTTGATGATGGCGATGATGAAGGATTTCATCAAGATGGAGAACAGGATGGATGCTTTGAGGGAGGATGTCGCTATGAATTCACCGTTATCTGATAACTATTTGTTGGAGGAGAATTTGAGGTTGAAGAAGCAGATTGCGTTACTTCAGGAACAGATATGCAAAACTGATCAGGATAATTAG